The sequence CTATTGTCGGCGGTGGATTATCCGACTGGGATGCGCGATGAGGTAACTTACCATGGTACCGAAGGATTACGTTTTCCCACCGCATCGGGCAGGACGGACTACTTACCGGTAGTATTACGCCATCGTCACCTACCGGGCGGTGGTCAAGCGGTGAGTGAGACGGAATATCGTTACAGTACGCAAAACTTCCTGGGTTTTAATGGTAACTTTGGTGACTGGGCGGCAGACAGTGACTATTTATATAACACGTTAACCAATTATACCTATGATTCAATTGCCACGACTCGCCATGAAGAGCAAGTGGTGACGGTGAAGCGCACCTACAATAATTATCATTTACAAATTGAAGAAGAAGTGTGGCGTGATGGGCTCATCCAACGCAGTGAGAGTGAGTATTATGCGCAACCGGGGGTGTTTATTGAGGGTCAGCCGGCACAGTTTTTATTGCCGCGCAAAACGACGCAATATTATATTGATAACAGCGGTGCGACTCGTCAGGAAATCACCCTGACTGAATTTGATGAGTATGGTAACCCAACCCGACAGGAGGGGCCAGATGGTACGGTGACTGAGACGATTTATTATCCGGCTGAGGGAGAAGGCAGTGCGTGCCCGGCAGAGCCAAATGGTTTTGTGCGATTTATCAAACAAAAAGTGATCACGCCGCGGCCGAGTGATTATCCTGATACACCCGCGATGAAAACGCAGTATACCTATAAAGTATTGGGTAATAATCGTGGTGTTGTGCAGGCCAGTGAAGCGCAATATGGTGACCAGCAGTTGTTGGTGATGCGCGAAACGGACTACCAAACCAGTGGGAGTGAGCTGGGACGGATCACATTGATAACGGAAACGCGCTATCAGGACGGTACTCCTTATTGCAGTCAGCAGCGTTTTAGCAGCCAGGTCTCCGGTGAGCAGTTGGTGCAGACGGTATTTTCTACCGGTCATGATGGATTAACCAGTAACATGACCCGGGTACAGCAAGTGGATAATGGTCAACTATTGCAGGAAACGGATATCCAGGGAATTACCATCGCTTACCATTATGATGATTTGGGGCGCATTCTGCTGAAGACGCATGCCGCCGGCACCGGTTATGCAAGCCACACTCGTTGGAGCTATAGTCTGGAGGCCAGCGGGCCGGTGACTATCGAAACGGATGCTAAAGGTGTACAAGTAAAAAGCTGTTTTGATGGCCGGGCCCGCCAGATAGGCCAGTATCGTTATGAATCGGGCCAGTGGTATGAGATAACCCGCCAACGTTATAACGCGTTAGGCGAGCAACAACATGGTAGCGGCCAGGACTGGTTATTGAGTATGTCGGGTCAATTAACGCAGGGTTCGGGTTTAAAAATCGCCTGTGAGATGGAGTATGATGGCTGGGGTTTGCAACGGACATTGCGTTTTTCCGATGGTTATCAGCAGCATCAGGAGAATAATCCCGTACAACTAAGTCAAACGGTCTATGGTAGCGGCGGTGGGTTAAGCAGCGGTAAACACTGGTCACAGCAGGATAGGCGAAGCCAGTTACTGCAACAGGAGGTCTGGTATGATAGTCGTGGCAACGCGCAGGGCAGTAAACAGTATCGCTGGGATGGATTGGGGCGGTTACGCCATGAGACCGATGAACTGGGTCAGGTCACGCAGCGCAGTTATGATATTCATGGGCGGGTATTAACGCAAACCCTGGCCGATGGCACGATATTAAGCCGCACCTATGCGCCGCATTTAACTGGAGAGCAAATAACCAGTATTAGTGTGAGTGGGTTAGATGGCCAAGGCCAACAGCGCAGTTGGCAATTGGGGGAACAGCAGTTTGATAGCCTGGGTCGAATAATACGTCGGCAAAGCGGCGGGCGGGTAACCCAATATCAGTATGACGGGGTGTCGCCGTTACCCAGTCGGATTATCAGACCATCAGGTGAGGTGGTGAGTTTTGATTATCTGCCGGCTTTAGGTAATGTGGTCAGAAAACTCACCACGACCAATATCGAGCAAACCTTTCGTTATGACAACCAGACCGGCGAGATGCTGTCGGCCGAGGTGAACGGTCAAACAATTAGTTACCAGCGGCGGGCGGATGGAGAAGTGATAGCGGAGACATTCCAGCAAGCCGGTCAGGCGCGCACGGCCAACTATCAACGCAGCTTATTAAGTTTACTGACTGGGATGATGGATATTAGCGGGCAACAAACGCGCTATCAGTATGATGAACTTGGTCGTCTGATAAAGATAGCCGATAGCACGCTGGAAACGGAGTTAGCGTACGATGGATTAAAGCGGTTGGTACAACAAACCACCCGTAGTGCCGGTGGTGATAATCAGGTCACGACCCGGTTAAGTTATGATGATTTGGGGCGCGAGATAAGCCGGCAGATAGAGACGACCTCCGGTGACGTGCTGACGATAAGCCAAAGCTGGCTAGCCAACGGATTACTGGCCTCACGACAGGTGAGCCAAAACCAACAAGTATTACAGCAGGCGCAGTATCGTTATGATAACCGTAATCGACTGATTGATTATCAATTAAGTGGCAATGAATTACCGCAAGATGGCTATGGTCAAAGGATGAAGGGGCAAACTTACCAGTATGATGCACTAAATAACCTGCAAAAAGTCACCACCACCTTAGCGGATGGGAGTGGTAATGAGAGCCACTATTTTTATACTAACTCCCAGGACCCGACCCAGTTAACCGCTTTGACCCATAGCCACCCGGCTTATCCGCCGCAAATCACCCTTGAGTATGATAACGAAGGTCGATTGACAAAAGATGAGGCTGGCCGGCGGTTACGCTATAACGCTTTAGGGCAGTTGGTGCAAATCGGCGGTCAGCAAGGCAACAGTCACTATAATTATGATGCACTTAATCGGTTAATCAGCCAACAGCTCGATGATGAGCCGACGCGCGCTTTATATTATCAGGGGCAGGAGCTAGTGAATGAAGTGACGGGCGGGCAGGCGCGGCGCTTTATTAAGGCAGGTCATCAATGCTTAGGGGTGAGTGATGACAGCGGGGTAACACTAACGGCGACCGATAGTCACGCCAGTGTATTGTGGTCACAAGGGGGTCACCATCCGGCGGGTAAAAGGCACAACTGGTCAGCCTATGGTAGCGGTGAGTCAAGTGACGGGTTATTGGGCTTTAATGGTGAACGGCCAGACCCGTACAGTGGCGTTTATCATTTAGGTAATGGTTATCGCGCGTACAGTCCGGTGTTAATGCGCTTTACCTGCCCGGATGAGTTAAGTCCCTTTGGCGCCGGAGGCATCAATGCTTATGCTTATTGCGCGGGCGATCCGATCAATCACACCGACCCATCAGGACATCTTAGCTGGCAGAGTATTGTGGGGATCATCGGCGGGATTATTGGTTTTGGCTTGACGGTTATTACTGGCGGAATGGCGATAGCGGCAGCTGGCGGGGTGATGGCTGCGATAAGCGCCGCTTCGACGACCACACTACTGGTTGGTGCAGCTGGCGTGGTATCCGATATTACCGCGATTGCCAGTGGAGCAATGGAGGACAGTCACCCAGAAGCCTCCTCAACTTTGGGTTGGATCTCTTTTGCTGCGGGATTGATTGGTGCCGCTATTGGTATTGAGTTATTTGCCAGATCTTTGTGGCGCTCTATTGGTTAAATAAAGCTGCTACAGCAATGAAATCTGGTATGCAATATACCAAGATTAGAGAGATGAGAATTGACTCGCCCAGGGTTCTTGGATCTCACGCATTTAATGGTTTTAACCCAAATCCACATATTCCGTCTCAAGGCGTTCATCTTTCTTATGTGGCAATTGATACTGATAATTTTGTCCGTAGATTAAATATTGTATCCCATGGTACACCGGGACGTGTATTTCTAGATGGAGTCAATGGCTTAAATGCTGAGGGGCTCTATCATGCATTGTTTGAGCACGGTATTATGGATTATAACTTTACTGAAATTAGAATGCTGGTTTGTCATAGTGCTGATATGACGAATGAGGGTATCAGTGTGGCTGAGCGCCTTTCACAGCTAACACAGAGGCCGGTACAAGGATATTATGGTACGATGACAATGTATGAAACCATGAATATTGCCGGTGCTAGTATCCCAGCACACTACATGGTTAATGACGCTTTTATGCAAGGGGGGGCGTTTGGTGCGACAGCTTGGATGCATCATAATCGTTCTTTTATATCAATCGGGGAATATCCTTTTCCACGAATACCTAATCATTCTGAAACGTTTTATCCATTTTATTAGGGAGTAAGAGAGTTTTTGTACTACTGGTGGCTGAATGATTTTGTTCATTGCAACGCAGATACTGCAAAATAGTCTAGAAGAGAGTATGTCGAACCAGTGTCAAATATTAAGATTACTATTGATGAACTGGGTAGAGATATTGGAAATCAAATAGGGCGTTAATAAATAATAAGGAGCATTACATCTCTTTTTCAGTTAGCGGATTTTAATTTGAAAATATGGTTGAGCATTAACAGTTAAATTAATACCATAATCCAGTAGAGTTTTGATAAAGATTAGTATGGCATCATTTATTAAATTGATGCTATTTAATTTCATCCTTGTTATCATCTTATTAAGCTGCTTCATATCATTTTGATTTATTTAAACTAATATTTGGCTTAATTCTTTAAATCCTGGATATTCTTAAAAGCAATAATAAAAGAAACACCAATTTATAGGGTTCCTGGTATTCGAAGGAGATTTATATTAACAGATAAAAAAATGCTATTCAAAACACCTAATTTCCTGTATTGATCTTCATAACTTATTTAACTTACACCTCATTTTAATGATTATCCACTTGTTATTTCATGCTTTTGTATTTAAAAAAGGTCTTACAAGGTTACAAAGATTATTTTTGTCAATTATAAATGGAGATCTTAACATCTTGTTATTGCTTAGCTGTTACAATATTAATATAGAATATAGCTATTTAAATGAAATAACTGTCAGTTTTTCAATCAGTGGTAAATTTCGGATCAATTTCTGTGTTAATTTCTTTTATCATTCAGTTGTATTAATACCAAAATATTCAGTTTGCTAGAATAAATAATTTTTTAGTTAACTAAAAGGTAAAATTTCTCTAGAGGGTTGATAATTTAATTCTAAATAGCAATTTAATTATTTAAACAATATATGTAAAGGTTTAAGTTTTATTCTTGTTATCATAATAAAATTATTTTATTTTGGTATTTAAAGTAAATGTTTTATAAATTAAATAATTAATTATTATCATGATAATAATTAATTTTATCTTAGTAATCAATATAATTATTGACTTATTATAGTTGTTTTTTACGTTATTTTAAACTCTTTTACTTATTATAGTTAATTGATGTTTAATGGAGTTGTTTTTATTTATAAAAAAATAAAATAATTTTTTAATAATTACTTTTGTTTTGGAATTTTTTTTTAAACAAATTAACTATTAATAACAACATGATTTTAATTTTTTTTGATAATATTCCAACTGATATTTATCCAATATCAATTACGTTTAGATATTCTTTCAAATATATGAGGTAACAGATGAATAATATTAATATAGATGTAATATGGGGTAATTTCTATCGTTTGGATAGCCTTGATTTATCTTTTGTAGGGAATGCAACAGCTGAAAAAGCAATTATTTTTTGTAATGATACCAATCAAATTGCTATTTCAGTAAAAGTTAAAATTGTTGATAAAAATAATCAGCCATTAATTATTCCTTCTGATGAATTACTTAAACACTTACATTTAGTTTATTTTAGAAATGGGGAACCATTAAATAGGGAGAATAACAGTTCTAATTCTAGCGATCCGTGGGTGTATTCAGAAAAGAGCAAGGGTTATACTAATGTACCCTCCTTTGATATAGCTTTTAGCAACAGCAAAGTTGTAAATGATACAGCAAAACTGGAGGTTATCTTTTATCTCTCGTCTAAAAAAGAGAGTAGTATCGATATCGCAGCCGGAATCTATATTCCAGAAGTAGGTTATTTTAATACCAGTCAAAATGGTACAAATACAAAAAATGGACCAGGTGGAAGAGAAGGCTCACCGTATATCGTTCCGAAAAAAAGACATATTGAGGCGCTTGAAGAAATTGTTTATGACAAAAGTAACACTGAGCTAGTTGCCAGTCCTTTAGTCTTCAAAAATAATTTTAATTGGGCATCACGTTTTTGGGCACGAATTTTTAAATCGCATAATGATGGAAAAGTAGAATTTCGTAGTGTCCAGTTAAAACCAAAAGCAGCCAGCAAAATTACTGGGTTTGATAGCTGGCATTTTTCTAGTGGGGGGAAATTAACCAATAGTAGTGTAAACAGAGGTCCGATTGAATGGGATTATGATAATGAAGTGACGGAAGATGCCTTTTCTTGCATTAGAGATGGTTCTCAAAAGGCATGTGCTATTATTCATAAGAGCGCGGCAGGGGCGGGAAATAATGATAATCATGTCAATATGTGGTTTTTTTCCTCAGTTGACAGTGAAGCTTCTCGTAAACACACACCTATTTCAGTAAATGGCCAATATTTTGTAGTTGATAGCAATTATACCTATCGAGCAGCGGTTTACACCTCTGATAGCCAATATGGTGATGAAAAGATCCCTGAACTATATCTGTATAAATTTGTGCTGCCAACATGTGGTGGTAGTTGGCAAACACAGTGGGTAAATGCTGTTGATACACCAACAATTAGTGTTACTGATAAATATGGTAATACAGGAAAAATTAAGTTTGGCTTTAATGACGGTGAGCATTTTGATCTGCCTGGCATTATATAATGCTGAATTTGTATTAATTATAGAGGCTAATTAATTATTTAACTAGCATAAGCTTATCTGATAGTTATGAGTAATTTATTTTAATTTTATATTTTTAAAAGGGTTTATATCCCTATTTAACAAATTATTACTTTAGAATAACTAGATATTTTACCGCAATTATCAGGTTGTTTTTGTCACATTCAGTAATAGTAAGTGCTAGTTCTATTGCAAGAGTGATTTTCGGCTAGTGTTTAATATATAGCTAGTTAAATATACTTTTTGTCGCTAGGTTGATTTATAAATTATTAATATTGACACCACTAAACATACAAATTCGTTATTGTTATTATTTTTACTGCAAAAAATGTTATTAGTACATA is a genomic window of Arsenophonus apicola containing:
- a CDS encoding DUF4347 domain-containing protein; protein product: MKSGMQYTKIREMRIDSPRVLGSHAFNGFNPNPHIPSQGVHLSYVAIDTDNFVRRLNIVSHGTPGRVFLDGVNGLNAEGLYHALFEHGIMDYNFTEIRMLVCHSADMTNEGISVAERLSQLTQRPVQGYYGTMTMYETMNIAGASIPAHYMVNDAFMQGGAFGATAWMHHNRSFISIGEYPFPRIPNHSETFYPFY
- a CDS encoding RHS repeat-associated core domain-containing protein, translated to MNNQFTSQSGNFVSAMQTGVDPRTGQFQVNFPLAQFTANRLLGPELSLSLSYSALASDNWGFGQGFSLGLTQYDNRSQLLSLSSGEKYRIAAGSDVVRHQKLKNVRFVFTNGHDDSQGYQVIWKEGKIEYLTLVGRGFFVVSQIVSPLGHAVTLKWDFNGQVPLLRRIQDAYGELCTIDYRDNGASVTVWPQTTARYQLDFVLTNSRWLDNVMRRSQSGPALSWQMYYSQAGQRQEYRLLSAVDYPTGMRDEVTYHGTEGLRFPTASGRTDYLPVVLRHRHLPGGGQAVSETEYRYSTQNFLGFNGNFGDWAADSDYLYNTLTNYTYDSIATTRHEEQVVTVKRTYNNYHLQIEEEVWRDGLIQRSESEYYAQPGVFIEGQPAQFLLPRKTTQYYIDNSGATRQEITLTEFDEYGNPTRQEGPDGTVTETIYYPAEGEGSACPAEPNGFVRFIKQKVITPRPSDYPDTPAMKTQYTYKVLGNNRGVVQASEAQYGDQQLLVMRETDYQTSGSELGRITLITETRYQDGTPYCSQQRFSSQVSGEQLVQTVFSTGHDGLTSNMTRVQQVDNGQLLQETDIQGITIAYHYDDLGRILLKTHAAGTGYASHTRWSYSLEASGPVTIETDAKGVQVKSCFDGRARQIGQYRYESGQWYEITRQRYNALGEQQHGSGQDWLLSMSGQLTQGSGLKIACEMEYDGWGLQRTLRFSDGYQQHQENNPVQLSQTVYGSGGGLSSGKHWSQQDRRSQLLQQEVWYDSRGNAQGSKQYRWDGLGRLRHETDELGQVTQRSYDIHGRVLTQTLADGTILSRTYAPHLTGEQITSISVSGLDGQGQQRSWQLGEQQFDSLGRIIRRQSGGRVTQYQYDGVSPLPSRIIRPSGEVVSFDYLPALGNVVRKLTTTNIEQTFRYDNQTGEMLSAEVNGQTISYQRRADGEVIAETFQQAGQARTANYQRSLLSLLTGMMDISGQQTRYQYDELGRLIKIADSTLETELAYDGLKRLVQQTTRSAGGDNQVTTRLSYDDLGREISRQIETTSGDVLTISQSWLANGLLASRQVSQNQQVLQQAQYRYDNRNRLIDYQLSGNELPQDGYGQRMKGQTYQYDALNNLQKVTTTLADGSGNESHYFYTNSQDPTQLTALTHSHPAYPPQITLEYDNEGRLTKDEAGRRLRYNALGQLVQIGGQQGNSHYNYDALNRLISQQLDDEPTRALYYQGQELVNEVTGGQARRFIKAGHQCLGVSDDSGVTLTATDSHASVLWSQGGHHPAGKRHNWSAYGSGESSDGLLGFNGERPDPYSGVYHLGNGYRAYSPVLMRFTCPDELSPFGAGGINAYAYCAGDPINHTDPSGHLSWQSIVGIIGGIIGFGLTVITGGMAIAAAGGVMAAISAASTTTLLVGAAGVVSDITAIASGAMEDSHPEASSTLGWISFAAGLIGAAIGIELFARSLWRSIG